The following are from one region of the Methanospirillum hungatei genome:
- a CDS encoding DNA-directed RNA polymerase subunit P, protein MPGSYKCARCKQKVEIDINVRCPFCGHRILFKERGAAIKDLKAR, encoded by the coding sequence ATGCCAGGCTCGTATAAGTGTGCCCGGTGTAAACAAAAGGTCGAGATCGATATAAATGTCCGGTGTCCGTTCTGTGGGCATCGGATTCTTTTTAAAGAGCGGGGAGCAGCAATTAAAGATCTTAAG